The DNA region ATTATGAGCATATAACCCTATGGACCGGGAAAAATGTTTGCTGGCCCTTGAATTGGCGGTAGCTATGGAAAAGTGCCGGCAAAACGGCTGGGATGCGGAAGTTATCTATACAGCACCACCCCGCCATGTGCCGGAAGGTGAGGCGCGAGTGGTAGCTGTGCGTTTGCTGAATAACGGCCGGGTGGCCCTGGTGGTAGCCCCGGCGGTTCCGGGAAAGGAGGTGTAGTAATGGCTTACCGGATTACCGATGAATGTCTGGCCTGTGGTACCTGCATGGAATCCTGCCCCAACGAGGCGATTATCGAAGGTGACATTTACAAAATTGACCCGGATAAATGTGAAAATTGCGGTACCTGCATGGATGCCTGTCCCACCGGCGCCATCATTGAAGAGTAGATGCACAAAACCCCCTCGGTCTTTGAGTAGAGGGGGTTGTTTAATAGTGCTATAATTAAATTATTATTAGTTTTTTTGAGGTGAACGGGGTGCTGAGAATCCGGGGAAAAAACAAACAGGGTAAAGACGGCAGCGGGGAGCTTTCCGAGAGCGAGCTGATGGCCCGTATTGACATGACCGGTCTGCCCCGTCATATTGCTATTATTATGGATGGTAACGGCCGGTGGGCCAGGGCGCGCGGCATGCCCCGCACATTCGGGCACCGGTATGGCATGGACTCGTTGCGGGAGGCCGTGCGCACCAGTGCGGAGCTGGGCATTAAAGTGCTCACGGTATACGCCTTTTCTACGGAAAACTGGAAGAGGCCACCGGAAGAAGTGAACGTGCTCATGGGCCTGCTGGTGGAATACGTGCATAAGGAAATAGATGAACTGTGTGCCAACAATGTGGTTGTGCGGGCCATTGGTGACATTTCCCGCCTGCCGGATTCCGCCCGGGAGGCGCTGCGCTATGCTTTTGAGCGCAGCCGCAACAATACGGGGATGGTATTAAACATTGCTTTGAATTACGGCGGACGCAGCGAGTTGGTGCGGGCCGCCCGGCAAATAGCCGAAAAAGTACGGGATGGTCGGGTGCAGTTGGAGGGAATTGACGAACGCCTGGTGGGTGACCACCTGTATACTGCCGGTCAACCCGACCCCGATTTGTTGATTCGCCCGGCGGGAGACTACCGGGTGAGCAATTTTTTGCTCTGGCAAATGGCCTACGCCGAATTCTGGTTTTGCCCCACTTACTGGCCGGATTTCCGGCGCCGCCACCTCTTGCAGGCCATCTATGACTTTCAGCAGCGCGACCGGCGCTTTGGTGGCATCAAAGAAGGGGGTAAATAGTTGCTGGCACACCGTGTCTTAAGTGCTCTGGTTGGCATACCGCTCGTGCTGTGGGCTGTTTGGCAGGGAGGTCTCTTCTTGCTGCTCCTTTTGGGGCTATTGATGCTGTTGGCGGCCGGGGAATTTGTTGCCTTAAGCCGCGGCTGGGGTGCTACCTTAAGCCTTTTCCTGATTTGGCCCGCACTGGTAGTCTTGTTGTTGGCGGTTTATTACGGGGGTAAACAGCTTTTGCTGCTGGTGTACATACTGCTTCCTTTATTTCTGCTGGCGGTATTTGTCTTTGTCTATCCGCGCTTTCAGCCGGCAGACATTGCCCTGCACCTGCTGGCGGTATACTATTGCGGCCTGCCTGTGTTTGCCTGGCTGATTCGCCAGTTGCCCGGCGGCTTGTACTGGCTGCTGCTGCTCTTTCTGGCCGTTTGGGTGGTGGATACGGCGGCTTATTTTGCCGGCCGCAGCCTGGGGCGCCGCAAAATGGCACCCAATTTGAGCCCCGGTAAAACCTGGACCGGTTTTATCGGCGGGCTGGCCGGTAGTGCTGCGCTGGCCATGGTTTTCGGACATTATGTTAACAGCCTGCCGGCAGTTGGCGTGTGGAGCGTGGCGCTGCTCACAGGCTTGTTGGCACCCCTGGGTGACCTGGTGGAGTCCGGTTTGAAAAGAACGGCCGGGCAAAAGGATGCCGGCGGCTTGATCCCCGGCCATGGCGGTGTGCTGGACCGCTTTGACAGCTTGCTCTATACGGCACCATTGGTATACCTGCTGGTGGCCCATAGTATAATAACCTGAGGTGAAGTTTTTGCGTTCCCTGGTTAAGTTTGTCCTGGCAGTTGTAACTGCCCTGGCCCTGTTTTATGTCAGCAGCAAATATTTTTTGCCCGAACTGCTACGGGTGCTGCACATTATCACCGGTTTGCTGCTGCCCTTTATTGCCGCTCTGGTTCTGGCCGTCTTTATGGAACCGCTGGTGAAAATATTTGTGGAGCGTTTGCGATTTAAGCGGGCCTGGGCGTCCATATTGACCATGCTCCTGGTGCTGGGCATTATGCTGTTTTTGCTGGCCCTGCTGGTGACCAGACTGGTGGTGGAGTTGATTGACCTTTCTGTCACTCTGCCCCGCTATGTGGATCCGGCGCAGCGCTTTTTGCAGCAGACGCTGGAACAGGGACGCTTTTACTATTTTAAGCTGCCGGCTGCGGTTACTGATACGCTGCAGAGCAGCATGCAGTTTGTTACCGCCAAGGTGGCAGCGTTGGCCGCCGGGGCGGCCAACGGGCTGCTGTCTGCAGTTTCGGCTCTTCCTTCCCTGATCCTGGGTATAATTGTGACTTTGATTGCTACATACTTCTTGCTGCGTGACCGGCACGCCATTGTCTTGTTCTGGCTTAGCACCGTGCCGGCCCCCTGGGGCAAGCGGGTGCTGGAAGTGGTGCAGGATGTGAGCAGCGCTTTTCTGGCCTATGTGCGGGCCCAGCTGATGCTGATCTCTTTCACCACCCTGCAGGCCATTGTGGGGCTCTATATCATCGGGGCCAAGTATGCCCTGACCATCGGGCTCGTGCTGGGTTTTCTGGACTTGATTCCGGTATTGGGTCCGGCCACCTTGCTCATTCCCTGGGGAATCTGGTCCATTATTTCCGGTCAGATTGCCTTCGGCATCAAACTGATCGTGCTGTACCTGCTGCTGTGGCTGGTACGCCAGCTGCTGGAGGCCCGCGTGGTGGCCGGCAATATGGGCCTGCACCCCCTGGCCGTCCTGCTGGCCATGTATGCGGGTTTGCGCCTGTTGGGCGTGGCCGGGCTGGTCCTGGGGCCCATCAGCATTATCGCTCTGCAGGCGGTTTACAGGTCCTGGGTCAAGCACCGCCAGATATAGAATTCTTCACAAAGGAGTGGCTGGAAATTAAACGGCTGGCAATTATAGGTAGTACGGGATCCATTGGCCGGCAGGCTCTGGAAGTCGTGGCCGGGCACCGGGACAAGTATCAGGTGGTGGCTCTGGCGGCCGGGCAAAACTGGACCTTGCTGTTGGAACAAATAGTGGCCCATCGCCCGCAGTTGGTGTCAGTTGCTACAGAACAGGCGGCCAGACGGCTGGGCGAGAGCCTGCCGCCTGGAATAAAAACCGAAATATACTGGGGTGAGGAGGGCTTGCTGGCTGTAGCCACCTGTCCGGAGGCCCAGGTCGTCCTGACCGCAGTGCCGGGCATTCTGGGGCTTTCCCCCACGCTGGCCGCCATCAACCGGGGAAAGGATATTGCGCTGGCCAACAAGGAGACTCTGGTGGCTGCCGGTTCACTGGTCATGGAATGGGCCCGGCGACAGGGGGTGGCCATTTTGCCTGTCGACAGTGAGCATTCGGCGATCTGGCAATGTCTGGATCAAAAGCCCGCCGGATCGGTAGCCGGAATCATCTTAACCGCTTCGGGAGGTCCTTTCCGGCGTTCGAATATAGACTTAAATCTGGTGACGCCGGAAATGGCTTTAAACCATCCCAACTGGCGCATGGGCAAAAAAGTGACGGTGGATTCGGCCACTCTTTTCAACAAGGGCCTGGAGGTCATTGAGGCCCACTGGCTTTTTGGTTTGGACTATCAACAGATCGAGGTTGTCATTCATCCCCAGAGCATTATTCACTCGCTGGTGAAGTTCATAGATGGCAGTGTGTTAGCCCAGCTCGGCCTGCCCGATATGCGGGTGCCCATTGCCTATGCTCTGAGCTACCCCGAGCGTTTGCCCGGAGTAAGTCCACCGCCTGATTTTTACCACCTGGGCAACTTGACTTTTGAAGCGCCGGACCGGGTTCGTTTCCCCATGCTGGATCTGGCTTACCGGGCCGGGCGGGAGGGGGGAAGTTGTCCCACCCTGCTCAATGCCGCCAATGAAGTCGCCGTAGAGCAATTTCTAGCCGGACGGATCCGGTTTACCGATATTTTCCGGGTAGCCAGCCAGGTGCTGGAAAGGATTCCGTCCCAGCCGGTTTCTTCCCTGGAAGACGTTTTGCTGGCCGACGACCAGGCCAGAAAAAAAGCGGGAGAATTGATCAGCTCAATTAAGCATTGAGAGGAGTTATTCTATGCAAACCTTCTGGGCCTCGGTAATTGTTTTTGGTCTGCTGATTTTCTTCCACGAACTGGGCCACTTTGCCATTGCCAAGCTGGTGGGCATCAAGGTGCAGGAGTTCAGCCTGGGGTTCGGGCCCCGCCTGCTGGGGTTAAAATGGGGAGAAACGGCTTACAATCTGCGTTTGCTGCCACTGGGCGGTTTTGTGCGCATGGCCGGCATGGACCCGGAAGAGGACGAGGATGAGCGGGGCTTTAACAAAAAGACCGTTGGACAGCGCGTTGGGGTTATTTTTGCCGGTCCCCTGATGAACTTTTTGCTGGCTGTGGGGCTTCTGGCCGTGCTGTTTATGGTTCAGGGCGTGCCTGTGCCTACCACGCAGGTGGAGACTGTGTGGCCCGGGCGACCGGCGGAAAAAGCCGGCTTTGTGACCGGGGACAGGATAGTGGCGGTGGACGGTCGTATCGTACAGGAATGGCAGGATGTTTCCGAACTGATCAGCCGGCGGCCCGGTGAGCAGCTGGCCGTGCGGGTGGAAAGGCAGGGCCGGGAGATCACCCTGCTGGTTACGCCCGAGGCCGATGAGCGCGGGCGGGGGAAAATTGGCATTTCGCCCCGCCAGGTGCAAAAGAGCCTGTCTCTCCCGGCCGCCTGCTGGATGGGCGTGAAATACACATTGCAGGTTACCGGGCTGATCATTATATTTATCGGCCACATGATTACGGGTCAGGCGCCCCCCGACCTGGGTGGTCCGGTGCGCGTGGTGGCCGAAATTGGCAAAGCGGCCAGGATGGGTGTGAGCCACCTTGTGCAGTTGGCTGCCTTCTTGTCCATCAACCTGGGCCTTTTCAACCTTTTCCCCATTCCGGCCCTGGACGGCAGCCGGATTATGTTCCTGCTGTTGGAGAAACTGCGGGGTCGTCCGGTGGACCCGCGCAAAGAGAATTTCATTCATCTGGTGGGGTTCGGTTTATTATTGCTCCTGATTGTGGTTATAACTTATAACGATATTCTGCAGCTGATGTAGGGCCGGGGTTGCCCTGCCGGCGGGGAGTAGATGCTTAAGTGATTGTTCGTAAAAAGACGCGGCGCATTTATGTGGGTAACGTGCCCATCGGGGATGGTGCTCCCATTGCCGTGCAGTCCATGACCAATACCGATACGCGCAATGTGCCGGCTACTCTGGCCCAGATAGCCGAACTGGCCGGTGCGGGGTGCGAGATCATTCGGGTGGCGGTGCCCGATCGCGAGGCGGCTTTGGCTCTGAGGGAAATAAAAAAGGCCAGCCCGCTACCCATAATCGCCGATATTCACTTTGATTACCGGTTGGCTCTGGCTGCGCTGGAGGCCGGGGTGGACGGTCTGCGGATCAACCCGGGCAATATCGGTGGCCGCTCCAAGGTGCGGGAAGTGGTGGTGGCGGCCCGGGAGAGGCGGGTGCCCGTCCGCATCGGGGTTAACGCCGGCTCTCTGGAGAAAGAGCTTCTGGAACGCTACGGGGGACCGGCGCCGCAGGCCATGTTGGAGAGCGCTTTGCGCCATGTAGCCATGCTGGAAGAGCACGGTTACGACCAGATTAAGATATCCCTCAAAGCTTCCGACGTGCCGCTGATGCTGGAAGCCTATCGCCTGCTGGCGGAAAAGGTGGATTACCCGCTGCACATTGGTGTGACCGAGGCCGGGACCGTGAGGTCAGGTCTGGTCAAGTCGGCGGTGGGCATCGGCGCGTTGCTGGCCCAGGGCATAGGTGACACTGTGCGCGTGTCGCTCACCGGCCACCCGGTGCACGAAGTGAAAGCAGCCTATGATATTCTGGGAGCGCTGGGCTTGCGCCGGCGGGGTGTGGAATTAATCAGTTGCCCAACCTGTGGTCGTACTCAAGTAGACATCATTTCTCTGGCCGAGCAGGTGGAGGAAAGGCTAAAGCACATCACCCGGCCGTTGAAAGTGGCCGTGATGGGTTGTGTGGTTAACGGGCCGGGTGAGGCCAGGCAGGCCGATGTGGGCATTGCCGGGGGCAAAGGCCAGGGGCTGATTTTCCGGCAGGGTCGTATCCTGCGCAAAGTGCCGGAGGAGCGATTGTTGGACGAACTGTTGCGCGAAGTGGAAGCAATTTTACATGAAGAGTGATGACGGGGGGTTTGGAACATTGCGCGTATCCCAGATGCTTGTGCCAACTTTACGTGAAGTACCGGCCGAGGCCGAAGTAGTCAGCCACAAACTGATGTTGCGGGCCGGATTTATCCGCAAATCGGCTTCCGGCGTTTATACCCTTTTGCCCCTGGCCTGGCGGGTAGTGAAGAAAATTGAGCAAATTATCCGGGAAGAGATGGACCGGCAGGGAGGGCAGGAAATTATGCTGCCCATTATTCAACCGGCCGAGCTCTGGCTGGAGTCGGGGCGCTGGCATGTATACGGTCCTGAACTTTTCCGGTTGAAGGACAGGCACGGGCGGGATTTCTGCCTGGGGCCCACACACGAAGAGATCATTACCGATTTGGTGCGGGGTGAAGTGCGCTCCTACAAGCAGTTGCCCCTTTTGCTCTACCAGATCCAGAACAAGTACCGGGATGAGCGGCGGCCTCGCTTTGGTTTGCTGCGCGGCCGGGAATTTATCATGAAAGACCTGTACTCCTTCGACCGGGACGAAGCCGGGTTGGACACCAGTTATCAAAAGATGTACGAGGCTTACACCAACACCTTTACCCGCTGTGGCCTCAAATTCCGGCCGGTGGAGGCCGATTCCGGGGCCATAGGCGGCA from Desulfurispora thermophila DSM 16022 includes:
- a CDS encoding isoprenyl transferase, whose protein sequence is MLRIRGKNKQGKDGSGELSESELMARIDMTGLPRHIAIIMDGNGRWARARGMPRTFGHRYGMDSLREAVRTSAELGIKVLTVYAFSTENWKRPPEEVNVLMGLLVEYVHKEIDELCANNVVVRAIGDISRLPDSAREALRYAFERSRNNTGMVLNIALNYGGRSELVRAARQIAEKVRDGRVQLEGIDERLVGDHLYTAGQPDPDLLIRPAGDYRVSNFLLWQMAYAEFWFCPTYWPDFRRRHLLQAIYDFQQRDRRFGGIKEGGK
- the rseP gene encoding RIP metalloprotease RseP, which translates into the protein MQTFWASVIVFGLLIFFHELGHFAIAKLVGIKVQEFSLGFGPRLLGLKWGETAYNLRLLPLGGFVRMAGMDPEEDEDERGFNKKTVGQRVGVIFAGPLMNFLLAVGLLAVLFMVQGVPVPTTQVETVWPGRPAEKAGFVTGDRIVAVDGRIVQEWQDVSELISRRPGEQLAVRVERQGREITLLVTPEADERGRGKIGISPRQVQKSLSLPAACWMGVKYTLQVTGLIIIFIGHMITGQAPPDLGGPVRVVAEIGKAARMGVSHLVQLAAFLSINLGLFNLFPIPALDGSRIMFLLLEKLRGRPVDPRKENFIHLVGFGLLLLLIVVITYNDILQLM
- a CDS encoding phosphatidate cytidylyltransferase, which encodes MLAHRVLSALVGIPLVLWAVWQGGLFLLLLLGLLMLLAAGEFVALSRGWGATLSLFLIWPALVVLLLAVYYGGKQLLLLVYILLPLFLLAVFVFVYPRFQPADIALHLLAVYYCGLPVFAWLIRQLPGGLYWLLLLFLAVWVVDTAAYFAGRSLGRRKMAPNLSPGKTWTGFIGGLAGSAALAMVFGHYVNSLPAVGVWSVALLTGLLAPLGDLVESGLKRTAGQKDAGGLIPGHGGVLDRFDSLLYTAPLVYLLVAHSIIT
- the ytvI gene encoding sporulation integral membrane protein YtvI; the encoded protein is MKFLRSLVKFVLAVVTALALFYVSSKYFLPELLRVLHIITGLLLPFIAALVLAVFMEPLVKIFVERLRFKRAWASILTMLLVLGIMLFLLALLVTRLVVELIDLSVTLPRYVDPAQRFLQQTLEQGRFYYFKLPAAVTDTLQSSMQFVTAKVAALAAGAANGLLSAVSALPSLILGIIVTLIATYFLLRDRHAIVLFWLSTVPAPWGKRVLEVVQDVSSAFLAYVRAQLMLISFTTLQAIVGLYIIGAKYALTIGLVLGFLDLIPVLGPATLLIPWGIWSIISGQIAFGIKLIVLYLLLWLVRQLLEARVVAGNMGLHPLAVLLAMYAGLRLLGVAGLVLGPISIIALQAVYRSWVKHRQI
- a CDS encoding 1-deoxy-D-xylulose-5-phosphate reductoisomerase translates to MKRLAIIGSTGSIGRQALEVVAGHRDKYQVVALAAGQNWTLLLEQIVAHRPQLVSVATEQAARRLGESLPPGIKTEIYWGEEGLLAVATCPEAQVVLTAVPGILGLSPTLAAINRGKDIALANKETLVAAGSLVMEWARRQGVAILPVDSEHSAIWQCLDQKPAGSVAGIILTASGGPFRRSNIDLNLVTPEMALNHPNWRMGKKVTVDSATLFNKGLEVIEAHWLFGLDYQQIEVVIHPQSIIHSLVKFIDGSVLAQLGLPDMRVPIAYALSYPERLPGVSPPPDFYHLGNLTFEAPDRVRFPMLDLAYRAGREGGSCPTLLNAANEVAVEQFLAGRIRFTDIFRVASQVLERIPSQPVSSLEDVLLADDQARKKAGELISSIKH
- the ispG gene encoding flavodoxin-dependent (E)-4-hydroxy-3-methylbut-2-enyl-diphosphate synthase, with amino-acid sequence MVRKKTRRIYVGNVPIGDGAPIAVQSMTNTDTRNVPATLAQIAELAGAGCEIIRVAVPDREAALALREIKKASPLPIIADIHFDYRLALAALEAGVDGLRINPGNIGGRSKVREVVVAARERRVPVRIGVNAGSLEKELLERYGGPAPQAMLESALRHVAMLEEHGYDQIKISLKASDVPLMLEAYRLLAEKVDYPLHIGVTEAGTVRSGLVKSAVGIGALLAQGIGDTVRVSLTGHPVHEVKAAYDILGALGLRRRGVELISCPTCGRTQVDIISLAEQVEERLKHITRPLKVAVMGCVVNGPGEARQADVGIAGGKGQGLIFRQGRILRKVPEERLLDELLREVEAILHEE
- a CDS encoding DUF362 domain-containing protein, encoding MAYRITDECLACGTCMESCPNEAIIEGDIYKIDPDKCENCGTCMDACPTGAIIEE